In Paralcaligenes sp. KSB-10, the following are encoded in one genomic region:
- a CDS encoding sensor histidine kinase, translating into MAWIKRKTLGSIRFWLLVLLIPGVVTLLLIDSWNDYRSLTDITEQVYDSALLEPAKVLETSVEFNTDGTLRIDPPFYAQVMLESRAGSRKYFRVEEVTPGVLSLAGTNAQQSEGRTLLGMQGLPRPANLADNEGLPVFYDASYRGDAVRMVALWRDLHYHGVHRQIIVLVGESMSVRLRTEHEAGIAALFRDGRMMLIVVLLVWFSVEWALRPLKRLRHEVRARRVDNLMPLDAEHVPREVVPLVNAVNHHIDLYRGILDKQAQFLADASHQLRTPLAIMLTQAQYARREPDIVRLRESLSAIVMQLGRMTRLTEQLLSLAHANRQGGARQEKVDLNVLARDVVLQYLPLAREQNQDLGWAEPAEVLPLVSPSQVWALGSEAEIHESLANLVHNAINHAGRDCTITVEVGMDENWAWASVSDNGHGLDPLLRESVFMRFERGNTQRQGPRGSGSGLGLAISLAYAERNGGTVVLKDGEPGIDGGVGLCAVLKIPRFR; encoded by the coding sequence ATGGCGTGGATAAAGCGTAAAACCTTGGGCAGCATTCGTTTTTGGTTGCTGGTGCTTTTGATTCCGGGCGTGGTCACCCTGCTGCTTATTGATAGCTGGAACGACTACAGATCGCTGACCGATATTACCGAGCAGGTCTACGACAGTGCTTTGCTCGAACCGGCCAAAGTGTTGGAAACCAGTGTTGAATTCAATACGGACGGAACTTTGCGCATTGATCCGCCATTTTATGCGCAGGTCATGCTGGAGTCGCGGGCCGGGAGCCGGAAGTACTTTCGAGTCGAAGAAGTGACCCCGGGCGTACTCAGTCTTGCGGGAACCAATGCCCAGCAGTCCGAAGGCAGAACCCTGCTGGGCATGCAGGGCCTGCCGCGTCCGGCCAATCTGGCCGATAACGAAGGCTTGCCGGTGTTTTACGATGCCAGTTATCGCGGCGATGCGGTGCGCATGGTGGCCTTGTGGCGCGATCTTCACTATCACGGGGTACACCGGCAGATTATTGTGCTGGTTGGCGAAAGCATGAGTGTGCGTTTGCGCACCGAGCACGAAGCCGGGATCGCCGCCTTGTTCCGCGACGGGCGCATGATGCTGATTGTTGTCCTGTTGGTATGGTTCAGCGTGGAATGGGCGTTGCGCCCGCTCAAGCGCCTGCGGCACGAGGTCAGGGCGCGCAGGGTCGATAACTTGATGCCGCTGGATGCGGAGCACGTTCCCCGCGAGGTTGTGCCGCTGGTTAACGCGGTCAACCATCATATCGACCTGTATCGCGGCATTCTGGACAAGCAGGCGCAATTTCTGGCCGACGCATCGCATCAGTTGCGCACGCCGCTGGCCATCATGCTGACGCAGGCGCAATACGCACGACGCGAACCGGATATCGTCAGGCTGCGCGAATCCTTGTCGGCCATAGTGATGCAATTGGGCCGCATGACTCGCCTGACCGAGCAACTGCTGTCCCTGGCGCATGCGAACCGGCAAGGTGGCGCGCGCCAGGAAAAAGTAGACCTGAACGTGCTTGCGCGAGATGTGGTTCTACAGTATTTGCCCTTGGCGCGAGAACAGAATCAGGACCTGGGCTGGGCCGAACCGGCCGAGGTTCTTCCCTTGGTCTCGCCGTCTCAAGTGTGGGCATTGGGCAGTGAAGCGGAAATCCATGAGTCCCTGGCCAACCTGGTGCACAACGCCATTAATCATGCGGGGCGAGACTGCACGATAACGGTTGAGGTCGGCATGGATGAAAATTGGGCCTGGGCGTCGGTGTCCGACAATGGCCATGGGCTCGATCCGCTGCTGCGCGAGAGTGTTTTCATGCGATTCGAGCGTGGCAATACGCAAAGACAGGGGCCCAGGGGTTCCGGCTCCGGCCTGGGCCTGGCCATCTCCCTGGCCTATGCCGAACGCAATGGCGGTACCGTGGTCTTGAAGGACGGTGAGCCAGGGATCGATGGCGGGGTCGGTTTGTGCGCGGTGTTGAAAATCCCGCGATTCAGATAA
- a CDS encoding RNA pyrophosphohydrolase yields the protein MLDREGYRPNVGIILVNQKNEVFWGKRIREHAWQFPQGGIKYGESPVQAMYRELHEEVGLQPEHVRILGRTRDWLRYNVPSNFVRRDSRGHYKGQKQIWFLLRMVGRDTDVSLRASHHPEFDAWRWSQYWVPLEAVIEFKREVYTLALNELAVILFKRGQDTRFLRQRTHGQRNPDLNNHKDHAHTAG from the coding sequence ATGTTAGACCGTGAAGGCTACCGTCCTAATGTCGGCATTATCCTCGTAAACCAAAAAAACGAGGTTTTCTGGGGTAAACGTATTCGTGAACATGCATGGCAGTTTCCGCAAGGAGGCATCAAATATGGCGAGAGTCCCGTTCAAGCCATGTACCGAGAGCTTCACGAGGAAGTGGGCCTGCAGCCCGAACATGTTCGGATATTAGGGCGTACGCGTGATTGGCTGCGTTACAACGTGCCGAGCAATTTTGTTCGGCGCGATTCTCGCGGCCACTATAAGGGGCAAAAACAGATCTGGTTTTTGTTGAGAATGGTCGGGCGCGACACCGATGTGAGTCTGCGTGCCAGCCATCATCCGGAGTTCGACGCCTGGCGTTGGAGTCAATACTGGGTGCCGCTCGAGGCGGTCATCGAGTTTAAACGAGAGGTATATACGTTAGCTTTGAACGAATTGGCGGTAATCTTGTTCAAACGTGGGCAGGACACCCGTTTTCTGCGTCAGCGGACCCACGGCCAACGCAATCCGGATCTTAACAATCACAAGGATCATGCGCATACTGCTGGTTGA
- a CDS encoding tripartite tricarboxylate transporter TctB family protein, which yields MVVLGLGAILEGTSYQIGSLSHMGPGFFPAAVGGLMALMGVLIAVGGRGHHNVAGPHDLPPEWRGWFCILGGIAAFIVLGEYTGLLPATFAVVFISALGDRKNTIKAAVILSLSMCVVAIVIFWWALQLQFPLLHWG from the coding sequence ATGGTGGTGTTAGGGCTCGGTGCCATACTAGAGGGAACGAGCTACCAGATCGGTTCGTTAAGCCATATGGGGCCGGGCTTTTTCCCTGCCGCCGTGGGTGGCTTGATGGCGCTCATGGGGGTGCTGATTGCAGTTGGGGGGCGGGGACACCATAACGTTGCCGGTCCTCATGACCTGCCTCCCGAATGGCGAGGCTGGTTTTGTATTCTGGGCGGGATTGCGGCGTTTATTGTGTTGGGTGAATACACGGGCCTGCTGCCCGCCACGTTCGCTGTCGTGTTTATCTCTGCTTTGGGTGATAGAAAGAACACGATCAAGGCTGCCGTCATTCTGTCTCTTTCCATGTGCGTCGTGGCCATTGTCATTTTTTGGTGGGCGCTGCAGTTACAGTTTCCGCTGTTGCATTGGGGTTGA
- a CDS encoding response regulator, protein MRILLVEDEREMASWLERALAQSGFVPDHAADARTAEQKLAETEYDAVVMDLRLPDKHGLVLLRELRASGDVTPVLILTAQGALHDRVRGLNLGADDFLTKPFALEELEARLTALVRRSRGRPVPRLQCGALEYDNESRSFSLDGAIVHLTPREHAALGALMLRAGVPVEKNQLFSKVFEHESDASPDAIEVVLHRLRKKLAGSDVRIVTVRGLGYMLESIQGSL, encoded by the coding sequence ATGCGCATACTGCTGGTTGAAGACGAGCGCGAAATGGCATCGTGGCTCGAGCGGGCTCTTGCGCAGAGCGGCTTTGTGCCGGACCATGCCGCCGATGCCCGTACCGCCGAACAGAAGCTTGCCGAGACGGAATACGACGCCGTTGTGATGGACTTGCGCCTGCCCGACAAGCATGGGCTGGTTTTGTTGCGCGAGCTGCGTGCCAGCGGCGATGTGACGCCGGTGTTGATCCTGACGGCCCAAGGAGCTTTGCATGATCGAGTGAGGGGCTTGAATCTGGGCGCGGACGATTTTTTAACCAAACCGTTTGCGCTGGAAGAACTCGAGGCACGCCTTACCGCCCTGGTGCGTCGCAGCCGCGGCCGGCCGGTCCCGCGGCTGCAGTGCGGGGCGCTCGAGTACGATAATGAAAGCCGTTCTTTTTCTCTGGATGGCGCGATCGTCCACCTTACCCCCCGCGAGCATGCGGCCTTGGGGGCGCTGATGCTGCGAGCGGGGGTGCCGGTCGAAAAAAACCAGTTGTTCAGCAAAGTGTTCGAGCACGAAAGCGATGCCAGTCCGGATGCCATCGAGGTGGTTCTGCACCGTTTGCGGAAAAAACTGGCGGGCAGCGACGTGCGTATCGTCACGGTGCGCGGCCTGGGCTATATGCTTGAAAGCATTCAGGGCAGCTTGTAA